Proteins from one Mercurialis annua linkage group LG7, ddMerAnnu1.2, whole genome shotgun sequence genomic window:
- the LOC126655527 gene encoding seed biotin-containing protein SBP65 isoform X2, which yields MSSDQARRESTKNEREIHLEGDTVPKITLHFESLATEKPTGTAQGSDRSTTAAAADRPEEFESLADKVKGSKGGATMEEKGSDNQLSLEEISKLRGTAQQNSMEAIQGARERYDQAKEKASQGLGSAAETVKEKGQQAKDTAMEKGARAKDSVAEGAQRTTQQIAEKGSQAKDTVMEKGARAKDTVAAGAQRTTQQIAEKGSQAKDTLMDKGARAKDTVAEGAQRTTQQIAEKGSQARDTLMDKGAQAKDTVLEGAQKTMRYAADKGSEAKESVAEGAGRTYQTVSDKGSQAKDTVLEGSRNATQLLAEKGTMAKDSVLEKGAQAKDSVLEGAQKTKQYVADKSREAKDTAVEKGQQTKDTVVDSTKSAKDYVVEKAVAAKDVTVEKTKGAAHYAGEVAVDVKDKTTVAGWTAAHYTTEKALEGTKAAAGAVQVVTEKAAELAVKPFSAAKQVAVSTGEGVKDYTARKKEEAERGIEARRSATEKEVLQSTRNTDEQ from the exons ATGTCGTCCGATCAAGCGAGAAGAGAGAGCACAAAAAATGAGAGAGAGATTCATTTAGAGGGAGATACAGTGCCGAAAATAACTCTTCATTTTGAGTCTTTAGCGACTGAAAAACCAACAGGAACCGCTCAGGGAAGTGATCGGAGTACTACTGCGGCTGCGGCTGATCGGCCGGAGGAGTTCGAGTCGCTTGCTGATAAGGTGAAAGGCAGCAAAGGAGGTGCTACAATGGAGGAGAAGGGGTCTGATAATCAGCTCTCTTTGGAGGAGATTTCGAAGCTTAGAGGAACAGCACAGCAGAATTCAATGGAGGCTATACAAGGTGCACGAGAGAGATATGACCAAGCTAAGGAAAAGGCAAGCCAAGGTTTAGGTTCTGCAGCTGAAACTGTGAAAGAAAAAGGTCAGCAAGCTAAGGATACTGCTATGGAAAAAGGTGCACGAGCCAAGGATAGTGTAGCTGAAGGAGCTCAAAGAACAACCCAACAGATTGCAGAAAAAGGATCTCAGGCTAAAGATACTGTGATGGAAAAAGGTGCACGAGCCAAGGATACTGTAGCCGCGGGAGCTCAAAGAACAACCCAACAGATAGCTGAAAAAGGATCCCAGGCTAAAGATACCCTTATGGATAAGGGTGCACGAGCCAAGGATACTGTAGCCGAAGGTGCTCAAAGAACAACCCAACAGATTGCTGAAAAAGGATCTCAGGCTAGAGATACCCTTATGGATAAGGGTGCACAAGCTAAAGACACTGTTCTTGAAGGTGCTCAGAAGACTATGCGATACGCTGCGGATAAGGGTTCTGAGGCTAAAGAATCTGTAGCTGAAGGAGCTGGAAGAACATATCAGACAGTTTCTGATAAGGGATCACAAGCAAAGGACACTGTTCTTGAAGGCTCTCGTAATGCTACACAATTACTTGCAGAGAAAGGAACAATGGCAAAAGATTCTGTTCTAGAAAAAGGCGCACAGGCCAAAGATTCTGTTCTTGAAGGAGCTCAAAAAACTAAACAATATGTTGCAGACAAGAGCCGAGAGGCTAAAGATACCGCGGTTGAAAAGGGTCAGCAAACAAAGGATACTGTGGTGGATTCAACCAAGAGTGCTAAAGATTATGTGGTGGAGAAGGCGGTGGCAGCTAAAGATGTGACGGTGGAAAAAACTAAGGGGGCTGCGCATTATGCTGGGGAAGTGGCGGTTGATGTGAAGGATAAAACCACTGTTGCTGGTTGGACTGCCGCGCATTATACGACTGAGAAGGCCCTCGAAGGGACTAAGGCCGCTGCTGGGGCGGTTCAGGTGGTGACAGAGAAAGCTGCAGAGCTTGCTGTAAAGCCTTTCAGTGCTGCTAAGCAGGTTGCTGTGTCTACTGGTGAGGGTGTGAAGGATTATACTGCAAGGAAGAAAGAGGAAGCTGAGAGAGGAATTGAAGCCAGGAGATCTGCTACTGAGAAAGAG GTCCTTCAATCTACAAGGAATACTGATGAACAATGA
- the LOC126655531 gene encoding protein trichome birefringence-like 39 encodes MGFYYFLFLLSIFFSSSSSYATIDHNNSSRKLLLGVSKCNLFRGKWIFDSSYPLYDSSTCPFIDKQFNCQANGRPDRYYLKYRWQPFSCNLPRFNGLYFLEKWRGKKIMFVGDSLSLNQWTSLTCLLHSWVPNSRYSLVRNNGLSSVTFEDYGVSILLYRTPFLVDVINGKNGRILKLDSIYSGRTWVGMDMLIFNSWHWWTHTGRTQPWDYMQEGNKSYKDMNRLVAYYKGLTTWARWVNRNVDPSKTKVFFQGISPTHYEGKDWNEPTRSCSVETEPFFGLRYPAGTPMAWVVVNKVVSRIKKPVYLLDITTLSQYRKDAHPSGYGKDRTTDCSHWCLPGLPDTWNQLLYATLFN; translated from the exons ATGGGTTTCTACTATTTCTTGTTTCTTCTCTCCAtatttttttcatcttcttcttcttatgcTACAATTGATCATAATAATAGTTCACGAAAATTATTACTAGGAGTTAGTaaatgtaatttatttagaGGCAAATGGATTTTTGATTCTTCTTACCCTCTATATGATTCTTCAACTTGTCCTTTCATAGACAAACAATTCAACTGCCAAGCTAACGGCCGTCCGGATCGCTACTATCTTAAGTATCGATGGCAGCCGTTTTCTTGCAACTTACCGAG GTTTAATGGATTATATTTCTTGGAGAAATGGAGAGGGAAGAAGATTATGTTCGTAGGTGACTCACTGAGTTTAAATCAGTGGACTTCTTTGACATGTTTGCTTCATTCTTGGGTGCCTAATTCAAGATATTCACTCGTGAGAAATAATGGGTTATCTTCGGTCACTTTTGAG GACTATGGAGTATCAATTCTATTGTATAGAACACCATTTCTAGTAGATGTTATTAATGGAAAAAATGGAAGAATTTTGAAGCTGGATTCAATCTATAGCGGCAGAACTTGGGTAGGGATGGACATGCTGATCTTTAACTCGTGGCATTGGTGGACTCACACCGGGAGAACCCAACC ATGGGATTATATGCAAGAAGGGAATAAATCTTACAAAGATATGAACCGTCTGGTTGCATATTATAAAGGGTTAACCACTTGGGCTAGATGGGTCAACCGTAATGTTGATCCTTCCAAAACTAAAGTCTTCTTCCAAGGCATTTCTCCCACTCATTATGA GGGCAAGGATTGGAACGAGCCAACAAGGTCATGCAGTGTAGAGACAGAACCATTCTTTGGACTAAGGTACCCAGCAGGAACCCCAATGGCTTGGGTCGTGGTTAACAAAGTAGTGAGCCGAATCAAAAAACCGGTTTATTTACTAGACATAACCACACTGTCTCAGTATAGAAAAGATGCTCACCCATCAGGGTATGGTAAGGATCGTACCACAGATTGTAGCCATTGGTGTCTTCCTGGGTTACCTGATACTTGGAACCAGCTTTTATATGCAACTCTCTTTAATTAG
- the LOC126655527 gene encoding seed biotin-containing protein SBP65 isoform X1, with the protein MSSDQARRESTKNEREIHLEGDTVPKITLHFESLATEKPTGTAQGSDRSTTAAAADRPEEFESLADKVKGSKGGATMEEKGSDNQLSLEEISKLRGTAQQNSMEAIQGARERYDQAKEKASQGLGSAAETVKEKGQQAKDTAMEKGARAKDSVAEGAQRTTQQIAEKGSQAKDTVMEKGARAKDTVAAGAQRTTQQIAEKGSQAKDTLMDKGARAKDTVAEGAQRTTQQIAEKGSQARDTLMDKGAQAKDTVLEGAQKTMRYAADKGSEAKESVAEGAGRTYQTVSDKGSQAKDTVLEGSRNATQLLAEKGTMAKDSVLEKGAQAKDSVLEGAQKTKQYVADKSREAKDTAVEKGQQTKDTVVDSTKSAKDYVVEKAVAAKDVTVEKTKGAAHYAGEVAVDVKDKTTVAGWTAAHYTTEKALEGTKAAAGAVQVVTEKAAELAVKPFSAAKQVAVSTGEGVKDYTARKKEEAERGIEARRSATEKEGGDFKEESQIHATGEEREWIETAVKSEKIFPESTEEQDEEHQQLQQQKGGRGSLFGAIGETIAEIAQTTKDLVMGQQEEAKEHEFSKQEEHESSK; encoded by the exons ATGTCGTCCGATCAAGCGAGAAGAGAGAGCACAAAAAATGAGAGAGAGATTCATTTAGAGGGAGATACAGTGCCGAAAATAACTCTTCATTTTGAGTCTTTAGCGACTGAAAAACCAACAGGAACCGCTCAGGGAAGTGATCGGAGTACTACTGCGGCTGCGGCTGATCGGCCGGAGGAGTTCGAGTCGCTTGCTGATAAGGTGAAAGGCAGCAAAGGAGGTGCTACAATGGAGGAGAAGGGGTCTGATAATCAGCTCTCTTTGGAGGAGATTTCGAAGCTTAGAGGAACAGCACAGCAGAATTCAATGGAGGCTATACAAGGTGCACGAGAGAGATATGACCAAGCTAAGGAAAAGGCAAGCCAAGGTTTAGGTTCTGCAGCTGAAACTGTGAAAGAAAAAGGTCAGCAAGCTAAGGATACTGCTATGGAAAAAGGTGCACGAGCCAAGGATAGTGTAGCTGAAGGAGCTCAAAGAACAACCCAACAGATTGCAGAAAAAGGATCTCAGGCTAAAGATACTGTGATGGAAAAAGGTGCACGAGCCAAGGATACTGTAGCCGCGGGAGCTCAAAGAACAACCCAACAGATAGCTGAAAAAGGATCCCAGGCTAAAGATACCCTTATGGATAAGGGTGCACGAGCCAAGGATACTGTAGCCGAAGGTGCTCAAAGAACAACCCAACAGATTGCTGAAAAAGGATCTCAGGCTAGAGATACCCTTATGGATAAGGGTGCACAAGCTAAAGACACTGTTCTTGAAGGTGCTCAGAAGACTATGCGATACGCTGCGGATAAGGGTTCTGAGGCTAAAGAATCTGTAGCTGAAGGAGCTGGAAGAACATATCAGACAGTTTCTGATAAGGGATCACAAGCAAAGGACACTGTTCTTGAAGGCTCTCGTAATGCTACACAATTACTTGCAGAGAAAGGAACAATGGCAAAAGATTCTGTTCTAGAAAAAGGCGCACAGGCCAAAGATTCTGTTCTTGAAGGAGCTCAAAAAACTAAACAATATGTTGCAGACAAGAGCCGAGAGGCTAAAGATACCGCGGTTGAAAAGGGTCAGCAAACAAAGGATACTGTGGTGGATTCAACCAAGAGTGCTAAAGATTATGTGGTGGAGAAGGCGGTGGCAGCTAAAGATGTGACGGTGGAAAAAACTAAGGGGGCTGCGCATTATGCTGGGGAAGTGGCGGTTGATGTGAAGGATAAAACCACTGTTGCTGGTTGGACTGCCGCGCATTATACGACTGAGAAGGCCCTCGAAGGGACTAAGGCCGCTGCTGGGGCGGTTCAGGTGGTGACAGAGAAAGCTGCAGAGCTTGCTGTAAAGCCTTTCAGTGCTGCTAAGCAGGTTGCTGTGTCTACTGGTGAGGGTGTGAAGGATTATACTGCAAGGAAGAAAGAGGAAGCTGAGAGAGGAATTGAAGCCAGGAGATCTGCTACTGAGAAAGAG GGTGGAGATTTCAAAGAAGAATCACAGATTCATGCAACAGGAGAAGAACGAGAATGGATCGAAACAGCAGTCAAATCCGAAAAGATCTTTCCCGAATCCACAGAAGAACAAGATGAAGAACACCAGCAACTGCAGCAACAAAAGGGAGGCAGGGGCAGCCTGTTTGGTGCCATCGGCGAAACTATAGCCGAGATTGCGCAGACAACTAAAGATCTTGTTATGGGGCAGCAGGAGGAAGCTAAAGAACATGAATTCAGCAAGCAAGAAGAACATGAAAGcagcaaataa